From the genome of Vibrio navarrensis, one region includes:
- the topA gene encoding type I DNA topoisomerase, with amino-acid sequence MGKSLVIVESPAKAKTINKYLGKDFVVKSSVGHVRDLPTAGQSTGEKAAAISTKGMSAEEKARIKQEKDRKSLIKKMGIDPYHGWEANYQILPGKEKVVSELQKLAKDADFVYLATDLDREGEAIAWHLREIIGGDEARYKRVVFNEITKNAIQQAFQRPGELNMDGVNAQQARRFMDRVVGFMVSPLLWKKVARGLSAGRVQSVAVKLLVEREREIKAFVPEEFWDLHANTMTADSTAFKLLVAQKSGDTFRPVNEAETQAAMAVLQKAQFEVCKREDRPTKSKPSAPFITSTLQQAASTRLGYGVKKTMMLAQRLYEAGYITYMRTDSTNLSSEAVEAVRGYISSQFGERYLPANPLVYGSKQGAQEAHEAIRPSDVQIKSDDLEGVDNDAHKLYSLIWNQFVACQMTEAEYDSTTVSVKAAEYTLKAKGRILKFDGWTRVQRPLGKNEDTILPAVQVGEKLTLESLEPEQHFTKPPARFTEAALVKELEKRGIGRPSTYASIISTIQDRGYVKVDQRRFYAEKMGEIVTDRLDESFNDLMNYDFTARMEEKLDQIAEGDVQWKAVLDHFFSDFTQDLEKAEQEEDEGGMKLNHIVMTDIQCPTCSRPMGIRTASTGVFLGCSGYALPPKERCKTTINLGDEDGIINVLEEDVETAALRAKKRCPICETAMDAYLIDDKRKMHVCGNNPNCEGYLVEYGEFKVKGYDGPVVECDKCGSDMVLKNGRFGKYMDCTSESCKNTRKILKNGEVAPPKEEPVHFPELPCSTSDAYFVLRDGASGLFMAASNFPKSRETRAPLVSELARFVERLPEKYQYLATAPTHDPDGLEAVVRFSRKSKENYVRTEVDGKPTGWTALYENGKWVVSDKRKKTK; translated from the coding sequence ATGGGTAAATCTCTCGTTATAGTGGAGTCGCCAGCCAAGGCTAAAACGATCAATAAGTATCTTGGGAAAGACTTTGTCGTGAAGTCCAGTGTCGGTCACGTGCGTGATCTACCAACGGCTGGGCAAAGTACGGGTGAGAAAGCGGCTGCCATTTCAACTAAAGGCATGAGCGCAGAAGAGAAAGCTCGTATTAAGCAAGAGAAAGATCGTAAATCGTTGATCAAAAAGATGGGGATAGACCCATATCACGGTTGGGAAGCGAACTATCAGATCCTTCCGGGCAAAGAAAAAGTGGTGAGTGAGCTCCAAAAGCTCGCGAAAGACGCTGACTTTGTCTATCTCGCAACCGATTTGGACCGCGAAGGGGAAGCTATTGCGTGGCATCTTCGTGAGATCATCGGTGGTGATGAAGCGCGTTATAAACGAGTGGTGTTTAACGAGATTACTAAGAATGCGATTCAGCAGGCGTTTCAGCGCCCTGGTGAGTTGAACATGGATGGTGTAAATGCCCAGCAAGCTCGACGTTTTATGGACCGAGTGGTGGGCTTTATGGTTTCGCCATTACTGTGGAAAAAAGTCGCTCGAGGCTTATCTGCCGGGCGAGTTCAATCGGTTGCGGTGAAGTTGCTGGTGGAGCGTGAACGCGAAATCAAAGCGTTCGTCCCCGAAGAGTTCTGGGATCTGCACGCGAATACCATGACCGCAGATTCGACCGCGTTCAAACTGTTGGTGGCGCAAAAATCTGGCGATACTTTCCGTCCTGTGAACGAAGCGGAAACACAAGCGGCGATGGCCGTTTTGCAAAAAGCTCAATTTGAAGTTTGCAAACGAGAAGATCGTCCAACGAAGAGCAAGCCATCAGCACCTTTCATCACCTCCACCTTGCAGCAAGCCGCGAGCACACGCTTAGGTTACGGGGTGAAGAAAACCATGATGCTCGCGCAGCGTTTGTACGAAGCAGGCTATATTACTTACATGCGTACCGACTCGACCAACCTAAGTAGTGAAGCTGTAGAGGCTGTACGCGGTTATATCTCTTCTCAGTTTGGTGAGCGTTATTTACCAGCCAATCCGCTGGTTTACGGTAGCAAGCAAGGGGCTCAAGAGGCGCACGAAGCGATACGTCCATCCGATGTCCAAATTAAATCTGATGATTTAGAAGGGGTTGATAACGACGCTCATAAACTCTATTCGTTGATCTGGAACCAATTTGTCGCCTGCCAAATGACAGAAGCGGAGTACGATTCGACGACCGTGAGTGTCAAAGCGGCTGAATACACGTTGAAAGCCAAAGGGCGCATTCTAAAGTTTGATGGTTGGACACGCGTACAAAGACCGTTGGGTAAGAATGAAGACACGATTTTACCTGCTGTTCAAGTAGGTGAAAAACTGACACTCGAATCACTTGAGCCGGAACAGCACTTCACTAAGCCACCAGCGCGATTTACCGAAGCGGCGCTAGTGAAGGAACTTGAGAAGAGAGGCATTGGTCGTCCATCAACGTATGCATCGATCATTTCAACGATTCAAGATCGCGGCTATGTCAAAGTGGATCAACGTCGTTTCTATGCAGAGAAAATGGGTGAAATTGTCACTGATCGCTTGGATGAAAGTTTCAATGATTTGATGAACTATGATTTCACCGCTCGGATGGAAGAAAAGCTTGACCAAATTGCCGAAGGTGATGTGCAGTGGAAGGCGGTACTCGATCACTTCTTCTCTGATTTTACTCAAGATCTTGAGAAAGCAGAGCAAGAAGAAGATGAAGGTGGGATGAAGCTGAACCATATCGTCATGACCGATATTCAGTGCCCGACTTGTTCGCGCCCCATGGGGATACGTACCGCTTCAACTGGTGTCTTTTTAGGCTGCTCAGGCTATGCACTTCCGCCAAAAGAGCGTTGTAAAACGACGATTAACCTTGGTGATGAAGACGGCATTATCAACGTTCTTGAAGAGGATGTGGAAACTGCTGCCCTGCGCGCGAAGAAACGTTGCCCGATCTGTGAGACGGCAATGGACGCCTACCTAATTGATGATAAGCGTAAAATGCACGTATGTGGTAACAACCCTAACTGCGAAGGCTACCTTGTTGAATACGGTGAGTTCAAAGTGAAAGGGTATGATGGCCCAGTGGTTGAGTGCGATAAATGTGGGTCTGATATGGTGCTGAAAAATGGCCGTTTCGGGAAATACATGGATTGCACCAGTGAAAGTTGCAAAAATACGCGTAAGATCTTGAAAAATGGTGAAGTCGCGCCACCGAAAGAAGAGCCAGTACATTTCCCTGAGTTACCTTGTAGTACTTCAGATGCTTACTTTGTGCTACGTGATGGTGCGTCGGGTCTGTTTATGGCGGCGAGCAATTTCCCTAAATCTCGAGAGACGAGAGCTCCATTGGTTTCTGAGTTAGCGCGTTTTGTTGAGCGCTTACCTGAGAAATATCAATACTTGGCTACGGCACCGACGCACGACCCCGATGGTTTAGAAGCGGTAGTACGTTTTAGCCGTAAGAGCAAGGAAAACTACGTTCGAACGGAAGTAGACGGTAAACCGACAGGATGGACTGCGCTCTACGAAAACGGGAAATGGGTTGTTTCCGATAAGCGTAAGAAAACTAAATAA